The following nucleotide sequence is from Triticum dicoccoides isolate Atlit2015 ecotype Zavitan chromosome 7B, WEW_v2.0, whole genome shotgun sequence.
TTACTGGATGGTGAGCAATCCGATCTCAATCTCTTTGTTAGAAGCAAACCCAACAGTTGGTATACTAGAACCCCAGGGGAAACAGACCATAACCACAACTTGTTTTTTTATAGGTGTAAGGAAATTGATTGTGCTACTTAGATCTGTTATGCAATATTCTAATACAGACCTGTTCGAATAACTCATACTTGAATTATAGTGTAATTTTCGTGAAGAAATTTTCAGTTGCTGAACTGCCCTTGCCCACAATTCTTCAGACTTAATCTCTTCTGGAATGGCTTTGAGGAAGTCTATTgctaggaaatatgcaacttgtatttcctggggccagtatatatatacatacaaTTTACAGGTGGTAAATATGCAGAAAGCCCCATATACTATAGGGGGGCTATACAGGCTACACAGAAACATAATATAACTCTTAACATTAATTACTTATGCCATGTAGAAATGTTGTCTTTGTACCACATCTGGGTTTTTAACCTCAGATGTTTTAATTGCTTTCAAATCTGTAGGCATTCATTGCTGAAGAAGGGAGATGCTTATCCAGGATTTGGGTCACTAACTCCCCGAGTTGGGATGCTTCTTACTTGTCTCAAATAAGACGAGAAAAGATATATGTTAAACTTGTTCCGTCTAAAGAgaatgatggtttccacaaagtcaTTAATCTCTCCTTCTTGGGTGCGACTATGCCAATATGGATAATGTTTTTTGCACTAGGTGTATCATCAGACAAGGAAGCTTTTGATATGATCGATATACAAGATTGTGATGCTTCTTTGGTCAACATATTATCAGCAACTATAAGACAATCTCATGAACAATGTGAAGGCTTCCGCGGAGGAGGTAGAGCCCGTCAATATGTTGATGAGTATATCAGGAAAACGAAGTTCCCGCCAGAAGAATCCTTCGATGGGTATGTTGGTAGGTATCTGTTTCCTGAAGTCAGTGACAATAGGTGCAAAGCACTTTTCTTGGGTTACATGATGAAATGCCTGCTAATGGCCTACTGTGGCCGTCGGAAATGTGATAATAAGGATGATTTCCGTAACAAGAGGCTAGATCTAGCATGCCAGCTGCTCCGTAGAGAACTTTGGGGTCATCTTAGGCATGCATCGAGACGCATGGTCAAGGTAATGCAGAAGCATTTGAGTGGTGATGGTGACTTACAAGTTCTCGATCATTATGTTGATGCCTCAATTATTACCAATGGTCTGAACCGTGCCTTCTCCACCGGTTCCTGGTGCCACCCATATAAATATGGAAGGTGCTCAGGGATTGTTGCAACGCTTAGAAGAACAAATCCGCTTCAAATGATGTCGGACATGAGAAAGACAAGACAATTATCTGCATACTGGGGAAGTGCTGGAGATGCTAGATATCCGTAAGTTGTTCCCTTTTTACGCATAGTGGTTCATGTACATTCTATGCTTTCTAAATATCATATTGTGAACTGACATGGAAAATACTTCTGTAGGAATCCCTCCTACTGGGGTAAATTATGTTTCATGTCCACTCCTGATGGTGAAAAATGTGGATTTGTGAAGAACCTAGCTGCCAGTGCTGTGGTTAGCTCTGTGATGAGGAAGCCTTTGATTGACTTATTTGTCTCTTGTGGAATGAAGAAACTAGATGAAGTTCTTGTACAAGAGATTGGCGGTACAGAAAAGATCTTCTTGAATGGAGATTTGGTTGGTGTGAGTGCATACCCAGGCGAATTTGTTACGAATCTAAGAAATATGAGACGCAGCAAGCAAATTGATCCACAGGTTTGCAGTTTGCCTATTTCCTGATTCTGTTTAATTGCCCAATTTTCACCTTGGATCATGTTTGTTAGTTTTTATACCTGAAGTCCATTTGCCCTTTCGTGCAAATTGAAATATTTCTCATGATTTATTTACATTGTTCATTTTGTGCATGATTATTAGTTTCTTACCAAATCTCGGTAATCCGAGCTCAGACATTGTGTATTTGAGATATATCATTGTTGCGCAATATTTTGCCACAAGCATGAGAATATGGTTTTCTATTCTGTGGAGTATGTAAGAACACATAAGTACCACAAGATAACATGGTTCTTGTTTCCATGTGTAACTTTATTTAGGTGGAAATCAAAAGGGACAAGCTACATAAAGAAGTTTGTGTCTTTTCTGATGCCGGGAGAATTCTAAGACCACTTCTTATAGTTGAAAATCTTAAAAGCATCGCTAAACCGAATGGTGGATCATACTCGTTTCAGCAACTTATGGACCAAAATATAATTGAACTGATTGGTGCTGAAGAGGAGGAGGATATCCAATGTGCTTGTGGAATTAAGGATCTCTTTTCAGGGGACCAAAAAGAGGGTCTTTTGTACTATAGCCATTGTGAGCTCGACCCTTCTTTGTTGCTAGGGTTGAGCTGTGGTATCATTCCCTTTGTCAACCACAATGCTGCTAAGAGAGTTTTGATGCAAGCTGAAAAACTATCACAACAGGCTATTGGCTACTCGCCTACAAATTCTCAGTATAGAGTCGATACCCTTTTTCATCAAATGTACTATCCACAGAGACCCCTGTTCAAAACTGTATTATCTGACTGTCTTGGTAAGAGAGGCCTTACTAGACCAGAGTATTTCAATGGCCAAAATGCAATAGTTTCAATCAATGTTCATCAAGGTTTTAACCAAGAAGACTCCCTGGTATTTAATAGGGCTTCGTTAGAGCGTGGCATGTTCCGGACACTTCATTTCAAGAGCTACAAAGCACAGATAGAAAACAAAGAGGTGACCAGAAGACTCAAACACAGGGAAAAAATTGACTTTGGAAAAACCCAAAGCAAGAAAGGACGTGTTGACAGTCTGGATATCGATGGATTACCATATATTGGAGCCAGTCTTCAAACTGGCGACATTGTCATTGGGAAGGTCTCAGAGTCTGGTGAAGATCATAGTAGGAAGCTTATGCATACTGAAAGAGGGATGGTGGACAAGGTTGTTCTTTCAGCTAATGATGATGGGAAGAACTCTGCAGTTGTTACTCTAAGACAGGTGAATAATATAATATTTACAGAAGTTATTCTGCACTTTATTTCATGATCCTTGTTTACATGATGTGGCATTAATAGACAGTTCTGCTTGGCATTATATTTTATCTGTTTAATTGTCTTTATATCCAAAAGATCAAACTGAAATTCCTCATATGTTGCGTTTCTACAATGTAATTTTTACTATCAATATTTTCTTTTGTGTTGGACAGGTGACATATGCTCCTCCTAGATActactctttatttattttttataaagttggAAATTTTATTTTCGAAGTTTCAAAAACAGCctgaaaaatccccatgtgcacatGTGGAAATACTCTACAAATCTACATGATTTTGCGGAAAGTGTTTTCATTCATGGGTGGGCAAGAAAAGAAAGATAAGCTAACATAGTAAAGTACTCCCTCTGCAAACTAATCTAAAGACATTTTTGCAGTTCAAATTGAATTGAACTGCAAAACGCTTATATTAGTGTACAGAGGTTGTACAAAATAAATATTTTCTATTCTAGACCACCTTTTTTTGCGCAGCCTGGAAATGAAGAGAATTCAGTTTTGCTTACCATATTGTATTTTGAAACATAAAAATACACTTCGAAATAAATTAGTGTTCACTTGAGTTTGGGAGCAAAAAATCTTCACCTATCAAGGACTCCTATCTTTGTTAGTCTAGTTTAAAAACAGCTAACCAGGCACCATATGTTTCCTTTGACTTTTCCCATCTTCGATCAGTTTTTTTTGTTGTCCGTGATGCCTTTCCATCAATTGTAACGACATATGCAGAAAATACAATGTGACTTCAACATGATGTTGTGCACATGTTTGGTTTGGTTTGTCTCTCGTGAATTCCCCTTCACTCATGTTATTGATGTCAATAATTTGATGGTTGGTTTATGCTACAAGTATATTTTATATGATGTGATTGTTAATTAGTACATAACATATATTGGCATTCCCCCATGGAACAGTGATTAAACATCCATTCTAATAGTGTTTACCTTTTGATGACATGTTTGATTTTGCTCATCTGATGATGGTTATTACGCCCTATATTCCATAaagtagtgcatatagattttctGCAAAGTCAAACTTAGCAAATTTGACCAATTTAATGAAGAAAACTATCTATATATACAATACCAAACATATAAATACGAAACATTTAACTCACTATGTATCCAATGATATGCATTTGGTATTATAAATGTAAATATATTTCTCTCTAAACAtggtcaaagtttgcaaagtttgactATTGAAAAAAATTTatacgcactacattatggaatggagggagtataattttagGAGATGATACTGATAGATGGTCTACAATGTTTGCCTCTGTTATTTAGATTAGAGCCTTGAGCCTCTGAGATCACCTCAGCTGCCATTGTATTGTGaatctttgttttctgttttcgtATTTCTGTTCTGTTCTAATACCTGCATATGAACCATAGCAATATTTACTTTCGATGGTTCTGAACTCCTATATACTCTCTCCGTCCCTATTTACATGGCCTCACTGTCTTCCGTGTTTTGACTTTGACCATCAATAAAACCTATATAAGTATAAGTAATGTGTTATAAAACTTATACCATCAAACACTTTATCAAGAAAGAATTCAATGTTATAACTTTTGTTGCATATAGTCTATGTTTTATTGGAGATATTGATGGTCGAAGTTGAGCATTGGAATGTGTTGCACCATATAAATAGAGTAAAATTTGCTGCTTGATTGACATTTTGTTAAATTTAGTCATTTTATAAATCTGACACTTGCTGTAGGTTCGCCAACCTTGTGTTGGAGACAAGTTTGCCAGCATGCATGGCCAGAAAGGAGTTGTTGGTCTCTTGGATTCTCAGGAGAACTTCCCATTTACTTGCCAAGGAATAGTTCCAGACATCGTGATAAATCCACATGGCTTCCCAACTCGCCAAACTCCTGGTCAGCTGCTTGAGGCTGCATTGGGCAAGGGAATAGCACTTGGTGGGATGTCCAGATTTGCAACGCCATTTACCACTCCGTCTGTGGATGTGATCACGGAGCAATTGCACAAGTAAGTGTGTAATGAGGAATTTGATTGTTTTCTTTAATTTTCTGTTGCGACCATGATTCTCTTATTCCACACGCAAATTAACATACACGTCATGCAAAACGCAAACCGCCCAGCAGAATAAGATGCAAATTTACATGCTCATGCCCACACGCTTACTATTCTGTGACTCTTGCTGATGCACTTTTGCCTTGTTTCATTGCACCACAATCCAGGGCTGGTTTTTCAAGGTGGGGAAGCGAGAGCGTTCTGAATGGCCACAACGGTGAAAGGACGAGATCTTTGGTGTTCATGGGGCCAACCTACTATCAGAGGCTCACTCACATGGCCGAGGACAAGGTGAAGTTGCGCAACACCGGGCCGGTGCACCCGCTCACGAGGCAGCCAGTGGTGGACAGGAAGAGGTTCGGCGGTGTCAAGTTCGGGGAGATGGAGCGTGACTGCCTCCTCGCTCATGGCGCCACCGCCAACCTCCGAGAGCGGCTCTTCACGCTCAGCGACGTGTCGCAGCTGCACATCTGCCAGGTGTGTGAGCGGGTGGCGAACGTGGTCTTGAGGCCCGTCGAAGGGGGGAGGAAGGTCCACGGCCCCTACTGCGGCTTCTGCAAATCCGCGGAGAACATACTCCGGATCAAGGTGCCCTACGGCGCAAAGCTGCTCTACCAGGAGCTCTTCAGCATGGGGATCTGCCTCAAGTTCGAGACGGAGGCCAGTTAGAACCTGATCGCTCTCTTGAAAATGAAGAACCTGCCCTATGCTGTGAAACCTAACACCGATTAGGCCTTCAACTTTCACAAGACTGTTTTTATTTAAGGCTGTTATTACTGGAACCTGCACTGTGCTGTCTAATTTGATGAAATTTCGAACCATTCTATGGATTGTTATATGGTTGGTATGCTTCTGTTATGATGTTCAACGATGCTCTGCTGCGACAAGCAGGTGCTATGCGCATTTACCATTCTAGCCTTGTTACATCTTGAGGTTGCAATCTGTGTGATAATAATCGTCACCTTTCTGAAGCACCCACTCATGCTCCACCTTGCCTTAATGGTGAGACCTCGGGCTGCAACTTTCCGATGAATATGCCACATTTTCTGCCAGTTTTTGAAGGATAATTGACACTTCTGTGCTTGCAAATACAGAAATTCCTTGCTAATGTGCTCGGTGCTCACTGTTAAATTATCCTTTCAGAAACACACATACCTCCTTTAATTGAAATCCCCCTC
It contains:
- the LOC119337620 gene encoding DNA-directed RNA polymerases IV and V subunit 2-like encodes the protein MEEPDTNLGQQSPNGPDTEIDVSDFMVLDCDEEGKFYVKQDAKGEQQPSGGLSPMDVDLKGIPSVVDEGKLKSSSDPSAQVPIDFNIESLEKFCKEAARSFFTEKGLISHQINSYNDFISHGLQELVDSLGEITVEPDYDPSKSVGDWRHATVKFGRVALEKPTFWADNSELDEQKLRLKPVHARLQNMTYSSKMNVEMTVQVYSLNQSDKSKTGKDPYIQKKLILSPETKWVTIGRLPVMVKSSLCWLYELQETECQFDYGGYFLIKGTEKAFIAEEGRCLSRIWVTNSPSWDASYLSQIRREKIYVKLVPSKENDGFHKVINLSFLGATMPIWIMFFALGVSSDKEAFDMIDIQDCDASLVNILSATIRQSHEQCEGFRGGGRARQYVDEYIRKTKFPPEESFDGYVGRYLFPEVSDNRCKALFLGYMMKCLLMAYCGRRKCDNKDDFRNKRLDLACQLLRRELWGHLRHASRRMVKVMQKHLSGDGDLQVLDHYVDASIITNGLNRAFSTGSWCHPYKYGRCSGIVATLRRTNPLQMMSDMRKTRQLSAYWGSAGDARYPNPSYWGKLCFMSTPDGEKCGFVKNLAASAVVSSVMRKPLIDLFVSCGMKKLDEVLVQEIGGTEKIFLNGDLVGVSAYPGEFVTNLRNMRRSKQIDPQVEIKRDKLHKEVCVFSDAGRILRPLLIVENLKSIAKPNGGSYSFQQLMDQNIIELIGAEEEEDIQCACGIKDLFSGDQKEGLLYYSHCELDPSLLLGLSCGIIPFVNHNAAKRVLMQAEKLSQQAIGYSPTNSQYRVDTLFHQMYYPQRPLFKTVLSDCLGKRGLTRPEYFNGQNAIVSINVHQGFNQEDSLVFNRASLERGMFRTLHFKSYKAQIENKEVTRRLKHREKIDFGKTQSKKGRVDSLDIDGLPYIGASLQTGDIVIGKVSESGEDHSRKLMHTERGMVDKVVLSANDDGKNSAVVTLRQVRQPCVGDKFASMHGQKGVVGLLDSQENFPFTCQGIVPDIVINPHGFPTRQTPGQLLEAALGKGIALGGMSRFATPFTTPSVDVITEQLHKAGFSRWGSESVLNGHNGERTRSLVFMGPTYYQRLTHMAEDKVKLRNTGPVHPLTRQPVVDRKRFGGVKFGEMERDCLLAHGATANLRERLFTLSDVSQLHICQVCERVANVVLRPVEGGRKVHGPYCGFCKSAENILRIKVPYGAKLLYQELFSMGICLKFETEAS